In a single window of the Micromonospora sp. WMMD1155 genome:
- a CDS encoding MFS transporter produces the protein MGRGRAVGALIGLSGGTFLYTTAEALPIGLLLPMAVDLAVSPPQVGMLVTVYGAVVMVASVPLTALVRRVPRRWLLSALLVGFVLSTAVTALTSTFTLLLTARMVTAVTHALFWAVVVPAAAELFRPALRGRVVAVVFAGGTVALALGVPAGTWLGERAGWRTSFLAVAALGAVVLVVVAALLPSARPEEGHAARGATPDARRFWLLVAVAVLATAGAIAAYTYVALFVTEVSGFAASSVGAILLARGIASVLGILAIGPLLDRSPWNALLITVAVQSAALLGLYTFGERPSVSVGLIAVAGLAFTAFTAALGGLVLQVAPGRSDLAAATVSAAVNVGITAGAFVGGLVLPSHGVHATVLIGALLGLVALLLTLGERLVRPTPHPTEGRRQAEPIRSAR, from the coding sequence ATGGGTCGCGGGAGGGCAGTGGGGGCGCTGATCGGCTTGTCCGGCGGGACGTTCCTCTACACCACCGCCGAGGCACTGCCGATCGGGCTGCTGCTCCCGATGGCCGTCGACCTGGCGGTGTCACCGCCGCAGGTGGGCATGCTCGTCACCGTGTACGGCGCGGTGGTGATGGTCGCCTCGGTTCCGTTGACGGCGCTGGTCCGCCGGGTTCCGCGCCGATGGCTGCTGTCGGCGCTCCTGGTCGGCTTCGTCCTCAGCACCGCCGTCACGGCGCTGACGAGCACCTTCACGCTGCTCCTGACGGCCAGGATGGTCACCGCGGTGACCCACGCGTTGTTCTGGGCCGTGGTGGTGCCGGCCGCGGCCGAGCTGTTCCGGCCTGCACTACGCGGGCGGGTGGTCGCTGTCGTGTTCGCCGGTGGGACCGTCGCGTTGGCCCTGGGAGTGCCCGCAGGCACCTGGCTGGGCGAGCGGGCCGGGTGGCGGACCTCGTTCCTGGCGGTGGCCGCCCTCGGCGCGGTCGTGCTCGTCGTGGTCGCCGCGCTGCTGCCCTCGGCGCGGCCGGAAGAGGGACACGCCGCCCGAGGTGCGACACCCGACGCCCGACGGTTCTGGCTACTGGTGGCGGTGGCCGTCCTGGCGACCGCGGGCGCCATCGCCGCGTACACCTATGTCGCCCTGTTCGTCACCGAGGTCAGCGGATTCGCCGCCTCGTCGGTCGGGGCCATCCTGTTGGCCCGGGGCATCGCCAGCGTGCTCGGCATCCTCGCCATCGGCCCGCTGCTGGACCGCAGCCCGTGGAACGCCCTGCTCATCACCGTCGCGGTGCAGTCGGCGGCACTGCTCGGGTTGTACACGTTCGGCGAACGGCCGTCGGTCTCCGTCGGCCTGATCGCGGTGGCCGGCCTGGCGTTCACCGCCTTCACCGCGGCGCTCGGCGGCCTGGTGTTGCAGGTTGCGCCCGGCCGCTCCGACCTCGCCGCCGCCACCGTCTCCGCCGCGGTCAACGTCGGCATCACCGCCGGCGCGTTCGTCGGCGGCCTCGTCCTACCGAGCCACGGCGTACACGCCACGGTCCTGATCGGAGCCCTGCTCGGCCTCGTCGCCCTGCTGCTGACTCTCGGCGAACGCCTCGTCCGGCCGACGCCTCACCCGACGGAGGGACGACGCCAGGCAGAGCCGATCCGGTCGGCGCGGTGA
- a CDS encoding SAM-dependent methyltransferase: MTRDNAVPPGIDPRIPSVARVYDFFLGGKDNFEVDRQVAEHALRITPDGPAAGQANRAFLRRVIRFLVSEAGIDQFLDIGSGLPTQGNVHEVATEQNPKAQVVYVDNDPIVLTHGRALLAADGTATVIQADIRTPQEILDHPDVRRFLDFNRPIGLLLFAILHHLGDDEDPRAVAAELIDALPSGSYIAISHFRDPGERDPEGSRKAREVERVFNESLGTGRWRTDEEILSFVDGLTLLEPGLVPLAEWRPEPDAPAPAQTDTYHTFVGLLARKP; this comes from the coding sequence GTGACCCGCGACAACGCGGTCCCCCCCGGCATCGACCCCCGCATTCCCAGCGTGGCACGGGTCTATGACTTCTTCCTGGGCGGCAAGGACAATTTCGAAGTCGATCGACAGGTCGCCGAGCACGCGCTGCGGATCACGCCGGACGGGCCGGCAGCCGGCCAGGCCAACCGGGCCTTTCTGCGTCGAGTGATCCGCTTCCTGGTCAGTGAGGCGGGCATCGACCAGTTCCTCGACATCGGATCGGGGCTCCCCACCCAGGGCAACGTGCACGAGGTCGCCACCGAGCAGAACCCCAAGGCTCAGGTGGTGTACGTGGACAACGACCCGATCGTCCTGACGCACGGCCGGGCCCTGCTCGCCGCCGACGGCACCGCGACGGTGATCCAGGCGGACATCCGGACGCCGCAGGAGATCCTCGATCATCCGGACGTACGCCGCTTCCTCGATTTCAACCGGCCGATCGGGTTGCTGCTCTTCGCGATCCTGCACCACCTGGGCGACGACGAGGACCCGCGAGCGGTGGCGGCCGAGTTGATCGACGCGCTGCCCTCCGGCAGCTACATCGCGATCTCACACTTCCGCGACCCGGGCGAGCGGGACCCGGAGGGCTCCCGCAAGGCCCGCGAGGTCGAGCGGGTCTTCAACGAGTCGTTGGGCACCGGCCGCTGGCGCACCGACGAGGAGATCCTCTCGTTCGTCGATGGGCTGACGCTGCTGGAGCCGGGGCTGGTGCCGCTGGCCGAGTGGCGTCCCGAGCCGGACGCACCCGCTCCGGCGCAGACCGACACCTATCACACCTTCGTCGGGCTCCTCGCCCGCAAACCGTAG
- a CDS encoding glycosyl hydrolase family 18 protein — protein sequence MRSRRIFAVLAGAAMTVTATVAFVPSSTAAVPSATAVPMVACTAPTWAEGSTYQAGAQVTYNGRLYQALVTHTAHPGAGWNPAATPSLWRDLGACSGTTPPPTTPPPTTPPPTTPPPTTPPPTGGTCAVKSRPAGKVLQGYWENWDGASNGVHPGLGWIPITDGRLTQHGYNVINAAFPVIRADGTVLWENGMDAGVKVATPAEMCQAKAAGATILMSIGGAAAGIDLSSAAVADRFIATIVPILTNYHFDGIDIDIETGLTGSGSINTLSTSQANLIRIIDGVLARMPSNFGLTMAPETAYVTGGSVVYGSIWGSYLPIIKKYVDNGRLWWLNMQYYNGSMYGCSGDSYPAGTVQGFTVQTQCLNNGLTIQGTTIRVPYDKQVPGLPAQIGAGGGHMSTSLVTQAWNSVPGLKGLMTWSANWDGSKGWTFGDNVKRLQGR from the coding sequence ATGAGAAGCCGCCGGATCTTCGCAGTGCTGGCCGGGGCGGCGATGACCGTCACGGCCACCGTCGCCTTCGTCCCCAGCAGCACGGCAGCGGTGCCATCGGCGACCGCCGTGCCGATGGTCGCCTGCACCGCACCGACCTGGGCCGAGGGCAGCACTTACCAGGCGGGCGCCCAGGTGACCTACAACGGCCGCCTCTACCAGGCGCTGGTCACCCACACCGCGCACCCCGGCGCCGGCTGGAACCCCGCCGCCACCCCGTCGCTGTGGCGGGACCTGGGTGCGTGTTCGGGAACCACCCCGCCGCCCACCACCCCACCGCCGACGACCCCGCCGCCGACCACGCCTCCCCCCACCACGCCGCCGCCGACCGGCGGGACCTGCGCGGTGAAGTCGCGGCCCGCCGGCAAGGTGCTGCAGGGTTACTGGGAGAACTGGGACGGTGCCTCCAACGGCGTACACCCTGGACTCGGCTGGATCCCGATCACCGACGGCCGGCTCACCCAGCACGGCTACAACGTGATCAACGCGGCGTTCCCGGTGATCCGCGCGGACGGCACGGTCCTCTGGGAGAACGGCATGGACGCCGGCGTGAAGGTCGCCACCCCGGCCGAGATGTGCCAGGCCAAGGCCGCCGGGGCCACCATTCTCATGTCGATCGGCGGAGCCGCCGCAGGCATCGACCTGAGCTCCGCCGCGGTCGCCGACCGGTTCATCGCGACGATCGTGCCGATCCTGACGAACTACCACTTCGACGGCATCGACATCGACATCGAGACCGGCCTGACCGGCAGCGGCAGCATCAACACCCTGTCCACGTCGCAGGCCAACCTGATCCGGATCATCGACGGTGTGCTGGCCCGGATGCCCTCGAACTTCGGCCTGACCATGGCACCGGAGACGGCCTACGTCACCGGCGGCAGCGTGGTCTACGGCTCGATCTGGGGCTCCTACCTGCCGATCATCAAGAAGTACGTGGACAACGGCCGGCTCTGGTGGCTGAACATGCAGTACTACAACGGCAGCATGTACGGCTGCTCCGGTGACTCGTACCCGGCGGGCACCGTGCAGGGCTTCACGGTGCAGACGCAGTGCCTGAACAACGGCCTCACCATCCAGGGCACCACCATCCGGGTGCCGTACGACAAGCAGGTCCCGGGTCTGCCCGCGCAGATCGGGGCCGGCGGTGGTCACATGTCGACGTCGTTGGTCACGCAGGCCTGGAACTCCGTGCCCGGCCTCAAGGGCCTGATGACCTGGTCGGCCAACTGGGACGGGTCGAAGGGCTGGACCTTCGGAGACAACGTCAAGCGCCTACAGGGCCGCTGA
- a CDS encoding TMEM175 family protein produces MRWNRASRGATTNGTTRTRSPIGAERDPRRVVAFSDAVTAIAITLLVLEIRPPRDTEHLMRGLLDLWPSYLAYGVTFLLIGQMWVNHHVMFDHIRSADRLLLLLNTLLLMVIAFLPFVSSVLARAFEEGPGKRTALVFYGIVYGTAAILFNVIWEYVSRRSPPTDVHHRRRHRQGDQQAVSTRPRLDRRRNRALRRSPDRRPDRGGCLHPLLLATDQG; encoded by the coding sequence ATGCGCTGGAACCGGGCGTCCCGCGGCGCCACCACGAACGGAACGACCAGGACCCGCTCGCCGATCGGCGCGGAACGTGACCCCCGCCGGGTGGTCGCCTTCAGCGACGCCGTCACCGCGATCGCCATCACCCTGCTCGTCCTGGAGATCCGGCCACCGCGGGACACCGAACACCTCATGCGCGGGTTGCTCGACCTGTGGCCGTCCTACCTGGCCTACGGCGTCACCTTCCTGCTGATCGGCCAGATGTGGGTGAACCACCACGTCATGTTCGACCACATCCGCTCCGCCGACCGCCTGCTGCTGCTGCTGAACACGCTGCTCCTGATGGTGATCGCGTTCCTGCCGTTCGTCTCGTCGGTGCTGGCCCGCGCCTTCGAAGAGGGTCCCGGCAAGCGGACCGCGCTCGTCTTCTACGGCATCGTCTACGGAACCGCAGCCATCCTCTTCAACGTCATCTGGGAGTACGTCAGTAGGCGGTCACCGCCTACTGACGTCCACCACCGACGACGCCACCGCCAGGGCGATCAGCAGGCGGTTTCGACCCGCCCCCGCCTGGATCGCCGTCGGAACCGCGCTCTGCGTCGTTCACCCGATCGCCGGCCTGATCGTGGTGGCTGCCTTCATCCCCTTCTACTGGCTACCGATCAAGGGTGA
- a CDS encoding PHB depolymerase family esterase has translation MSTPVTRRTVLAGGAGAALGLALPGSTALAGGHHESGVSFTLDARTLDGGEQVTSVTLDTSRLGPIDPAALTPGTFSVHAKATSPIPIAPGDLIFSEYDLDRTVTAARLDRHGKIVLELSHAEGQPGGGTLGYILSRGRNVRLDLVYTITQNTPLVRRHGSPVTITRFVQGRLSNPEVDAFTHHVSGSGLKYRLYSPERSPRQGRRPLIVWLHGGGEGASLPDDYYDNETTLRANRGALGFATPEAQRIFSGAYVVAPQSTSYWMEDGPRFAPLIREIVKDLVRRRHVDPDRIYVVGCSNGGYMSLEMTVAYPDLFAASVPICGVVEPLGGDGPPLITDAELTAIATPTWLVTSLDDDTVPPETNTIHAHDLIPGSLMSLYDNVVWDGYQFPGHWSWIYVARNDPSLNGTHIWQWMARRRR, from the coding sequence ATGTCCACGCCTGTCACTCGCCGTACCGTCCTGGCCGGTGGCGCCGGCGCCGCCCTCGGCCTGGCGCTGCCCGGCTCCACCGCCCTCGCCGGTGGCCACCACGAGAGCGGCGTGAGCTTCACCCTCGACGCGAGGACGCTCGACGGCGGTGAACAGGTCACCTCGGTCACCCTCGACACCAGCCGACTCGGGCCGATCGACCCGGCCGCGCTCACCCCCGGCACGTTCAGCGTGCACGCCAAGGCGACCAGCCCGATCCCGATCGCTCCCGGTGACCTGATCTTCAGCGAGTACGACCTGGACCGCACGGTGACCGCGGCCCGGCTCGACCGGCACGGAAAGATCGTGCTCGAGCTGAGCCACGCCGAGGGCCAACCCGGCGGCGGCACCCTCGGCTACATCCTGAGCAGGGGCCGCAACGTCCGACTGGACCTCGTCTACACCATCACGCAGAACACCCCGCTGGTCCGACGCCACGGCTCACCGGTCACCATCACGCGCTTCGTGCAGGGGCGGCTGTCGAACCCCGAGGTGGACGCCTTCACCCACCACGTCTCGGGCTCGGGCCTGAAGTACCGGTTGTACTCCCCCGAGCGTTCGCCCCGCCAGGGTCGCCGACCGCTGATCGTCTGGCTGCACGGCGGCGGTGAGGGCGCCTCACTGCCGGACGACTACTACGACAACGAGACGACGCTGCGCGCCAACCGCGGCGCGCTGGGCTTCGCCACCCCGGAGGCTCAACGGATCTTCTCCGGCGCGTACGTGGTCGCTCCGCAGAGCACCTCCTACTGGATGGAGGACGGCCCCCGCTTCGCCCCGCTGATCCGCGAGATCGTCAAGGACCTCGTACGCCGCAGGCATGTCGACCCCGATCGGATCTACGTGGTCGGTTGCAGCAACGGCGGCTACATGTCGCTGGAGATGACAGTCGCCTATCCCGACCTGTTCGCCGCGTCGGTGCCGATCTGCGGCGTCGTCGAGCCGCTCGGCGGGGACGGCCCACCACTGATCACCGACGCGGAACTGACGGCCATCGCCACCCCGACCTGGCTGGTCACCTCGCTCGACGACGACACCGTGCCACCCGAGACCAACACGATCCACGCCCACGACCTCATCCCGGGATCACTGATGAGCCTGTACGACAACGTGGTGTGGGACGGGTACCAGTTCCCCGGCCACTGGTCCTGGATCTACGTGGCCCGCAACGACCCGAGTCTCAACGGCACCCACATCTGGCAGTGGATGGCCCGCCGCCGTCGGTGA
- a CDS encoding amidohydrolase family protein — protein sequence MTEHAVRAGRMFDGERLVDGGVLVLLDGGRIAEVRRGRAEAPEGWPVREEPHGTLLPGLVDAHVHLCFDAGPDALGRLADRAGADLDAVVEASLRAHLTAGITTVRDLGDRRGAVLRWRARGVRDDLPTVVASGAPVTSIGGHCWSLGGEASGVDGVREAVRLRASAGADLVKIMASGGVFTPGTDTTRPQFTDLESAAAVNQAHDLGLPVTAHAHALSAVEQALRVGVDGIEHCTCVTAAGARVPDDLADRLAASGIAVCATLGTDPAVVTPPEVVAMAARAGLSAAALAAGASTLHRAGVRLVAGSDAGLGPAKPHGILPETLVEYVACGIPATTALAAATSVGAEVCGLGRRKGRIRPGVEADLLIVDGDPTRDITALRRPLAVYRAGDLVS from the coding sequence ATGACGGAACATGCGGTCCGGGCGGGACGGATGTTCGACGGCGAGCGGCTGGTGGACGGCGGGGTGCTGGTCCTGCTCGACGGCGGGCGCATCGCCGAGGTGCGCCGGGGTCGGGCCGAGGCACCGGAGGGCTGGCCGGTGCGCGAGGAGCCGCACGGCACGCTGCTGCCCGGGCTGGTCGACGCACACGTACACCTGTGCTTCGATGCCGGGCCCGACGCGCTCGGCCGACTCGCGGACCGCGCCGGGGCGGACCTCGACGCGGTCGTCGAGGCGTCACTGCGCGCGCATCTGACGGCCGGGATCACGACGGTACGGGATCTGGGCGACCGACGCGGCGCGGTGCTCCGCTGGCGGGCTCGGGGGGTACGTGACGACCTGCCGACGGTGGTGGCGTCGGGTGCGCCGGTCACCAGCATCGGCGGGCACTGCTGGTCGTTGGGGGGCGAGGCGAGCGGTGTCGACGGTGTGCGGGAGGCCGTGCGGCTGCGGGCGTCGGCGGGCGCCGACCTGGTGAAGATCATGGCCAGCGGCGGGGTGTTCACCCCTGGCACGGACACCACCCGGCCACAGTTCACCGACCTGGAGTCGGCCGCCGCCGTGAATCAGGCGCACGACCTGGGCCTGCCGGTGACCGCGCACGCGCACGCGCTCAGCGCGGTCGAGCAGGCGCTGCGCGTCGGGGTGGACGGCATCGAGCACTGCACCTGCGTGACAGCGGCCGGGGCTCGCGTACCCGACGACCTCGCGGACCGGCTGGCCGCGTCCGGAATCGCGGTCTGCGCCACGCTCGGCACCGATCCGGCCGTGGTCACGCCGCCGGAGGTGGTGGCGATGGCGGCGCGCGCCGGGCTCAGCGCGGCCGCGCTGGCTGCCGGAGCCTCCACCCTGCACCGCGCCGGGGTCCGTCTGGTAGCCGGTTCCGACGCGGGCCTCGGCCCCGCGAAGCCACACGGGATCCTGCCGGAGACCCTTGTCGAGTACGTGGCCTGCGGCATCCCCGCCACCACCGCCCTCGCCGCGGCCACCTCGGTCGGTGCCGAGGTGTGTGGCCTGGGGCGACGCAAGGGTCGCATCCGCCCCGGAGTCGAGGCCGACCTGCTGATCGTGGACGGCGATCCGACCCGCGACATCACCGCGCTGCGCCGCCCCCTCGCCGTGTACCGCGCCGGTGACCTGGTGAGCTGA
- a CDS encoding TIGR02452 family protein, with protein sequence MSGRLREIARQTVAIAESGRYRNGSGAEVVIDEAVRAAVTGTRHHLPDEVLAVPDAEPGVGTVEVTHESTLQAARRLGPGAACLVFASAKNPGGGFLGGAKAQEESIARASALYPCLLAAPEFYAFHREQGDLRYSDRVIYSPLVPVFRNDRGDLLDQPYATSLLTAAAPNLGAIVRNQPTHATDVPAVLARRARRVLEVAAAHGHRTIVLGAWGCGVFRNDPATVAGAFAEALRVVDRFDHVVFAIHDGLPGTPVYRAFVERFAGSAGDSSPA encoded by the coding sequence GTGAGCGGTCGTCTTCGTGAGATCGCCCGGCAGACGGTGGCGATCGCCGAGTCGGGGCGTTACCGCAACGGCAGCGGTGCCGAGGTCGTCATCGACGAGGCGGTGCGCGCCGCGGTCACCGGCACTCGTCATCACCTGCCCGACGAGGTGCTCGCGGTACCGGACGCGGAGCCCGGCGTCGGCACGGTGGAGGTGACACACGAGTCGACGTTGCAGGCGGCCCGCCGACTGGGGCCCGGTGCCGCGTGTCTGGTGTTCGCGTCGGCGAAGAACCCCGGCGGCGGGTTCCTGGGCGGGGCGAAGGCGCAGGAGGAGAGCATCGCTCGCGCATCGGCGCTCTACCCGTGTCTCCTCGCCGCGCCGGAGTTCTACGCATTCCACCGGGAGCAGGGGGACCTGCGCTACAGCGACCGGGTCATCTACTCCCCGCTCGTGCCGGTGTTCCGCAACGACAGGGGCGACCTGCTCGATCAGCCGTACGCGACGTCGCTTCTGACCGCCGCGGCACCGAACCTCGGCGCGATCGTCCGCAACCAGCCCACGCACGCCACGGACGTGCCGGCTGTGCTGGCCCGACGTGCCCGGCGGGTGCTGGAGGTCGCGGCCGCGCACGGGCACCGGACGATCGTCTTGGGCGCGTGGGGGTGCGGGGTGTTCCGCAACGATCCCGCCACCGTGGCGGGGGCGTTCGCCGAGGCGTTACGGGTGGTCGATCGGTTCGACCACGTGGTGTTCGCCATTCATGACGGTCTGCCGGGCACACCGGTCTATCGCGCGTTCGTGGAACGCTTTGCGGGCAGTGCCGGGGACTCGTCGCCGGCCTGA
- a CDS encoding penicillin acylase family protein, producing MPRTALRNRLAAFTAATLTASVLTVIAPSPAPAATTFAADDYCVGQCADILPPGQNGNATLVAILAHQALGTRPAHSSDQLDEYANLVYNYAGLTDEQIAHFYNDASFGVPAAQVESTVSPRADVTIVRDKATGVPHITGTTRAGTMFGAGYAGAQDRLWVMDLLRHVGRGNVSSFAGGAPGNRELEQSVWANSPYTEADLQAQVDALRTKGARGQQLYTDVVDYIAGINAYIDKSIAEDNYPGEYVLAGAGKPKHFTMTDLIATAGVIGGLFGGGGGSEMQSALVRVAARAKYGATEGDRVWAAFRSQNDPETVLTLHDGQSFPYGATPPGATSAVLPDAGTVVAEPLAYDQTGGAAARTGASTATKELLGGLSNLRAHGMSNAVVVSGRHTTTGNPVAVFGPQTGYFAPQLLMLQELQGPGISARGAAFAGLNLYVLLGRGQDYAWSATSASQDLTDTYAVPLCTTDGSAPTLRTNSYRYHGQCLAMEALEQRNSWSPTLADSTPAGSYTLRALRTKYGLVAYRGLVNGQPTAFTKLRSTYRHEADSAIGFQAYNDPSAMGSAAAFQASAADVGYAFNWFYVNSTEAAYYNSGSNPVRPATADPNLPTKAEPAYEWVGWNPDTNDATYTPSSAHPQSVDQDYYVSWNNKQARDFGAADGNFSFGSVHRGQLLDGPVRAAIAQRKLGRADVVKIVADAAVTDLRGQQVLGDLLRVLDSTSVTDPALADAVGKLRAWQQAGARRVETSPGSKVYQHADAIRIFDAWWPLLASAQFRPGLGPDLYAALVDAMQVNEAPSGGQNGGRDGTANWALQGQAHKGSSFQHGWWGYVDKDLRTVLGDPVAGGLGRSYCGNGNLGACRQALLDTLGQAAAVPRTTVYPGDKSCSAGDQWCADSIAHSGLGGITHPVIAWQNRPTYQQVVSFPARRGDDVTNLARGRPATASSTQFLTGHTPDKAVDGSLSSRWASSYNDNQWLRVDLGAARTVSRAVLRWEAAYGTSYRIEVSGDGSSWTPVFSTTTGNGGVDNATFAPVTARYVRVYGVKRATSYGFSLYEFELYGR from the coding sequence ATGCCCCGTACCGCTCTCCGTAACCGGCTCGCGGCGTTCACCGCCGCCACCCTGACCGCGAGCGTCCTGACGGTCATCGCGCCGTCACCCGCGCCGGCCGCCACCACGTTCGCCGCCGACGACTACTGCGTCGGTCAGTGCGCCGACATCCTGCCCCCCGGGCAGAACGGCAACGCCACGCTCGTCGCCATCCTGGCGCACCAGGCCCTCGGCACCCGCCCGGCGCACTCCAGCGACCAACTCGACGAGTACGCGAACCTGGTCTACAACTACGCCGGGCTGACCGACGAGCAGATCGCCCACTTCTACAACGACGCCTCGTTCGGGGTACCGGCCGCGCAGGTCGAGAGCACCGTCTCGCCACGCGCGGACGTCACCATCGTGCGGGACAAGGCCACCGGCGTCCCGCACATCACCGGCACCACCCGCGCCGGCACCATGTTCGGCGCCGGCTACGCCGGAGCCCAGGACCGGCTCTGGGTGATGGACCTGCTGCGGCACGTCGGTCGCGGCAACGTCAGCTCGTTCGCCGGTGGAGCGCCCGGCAACCGGGAGCTGGAGCAGAGCGTCTGGGCCAACTCGCCGTACACCGAGGCGGACCTGCAGGCCCAGGTGGACGCGCTGCGCACCAAGGGCGCCCGGGGCCAGCAGCTCTACACCGACGTGGTCGACTACATCGCCGGCATCAACGCCTACATCGACAAGTCGATCGCCGAGGACAACTACCCGGGTGAGTACGTGCTCGCCGGGGCGGGCAAGCCGAAGCACTTCACCATGACCGACCTCATCGCCACCGCCGGTGTGATCGGCGGCCTCTTCGGCGGGGGCGGCGGCAGCGAGATGCAGTCCGCGCTGGTCCGGGTCGCCGCCCGAGCCAAGTACGGCGCCACCGAGGGCGACCGGGTGTGGGCGGCGTTCCGGTCGCAGAACGACCCGGAGACCGTGCTCACCCTGCACGACGGGCAGAGCTTCCCGTACGGGGCGACGCCGCCGGGCGCGACCAGCGCGGTGCTCCCCGACGCCGGAACGGTGGTCGCCGAACCCCTCGCCTACGACCAGACCGGCGGAGCCGCCGCCCGCACCGGCGCCAGCACCGCCACCAAGGAACTGCTCGGCGGCCTGTCCAACCTGCGCGCGCACGGCATGTCCAACGCGGTGGTGGTCTCCGGGCGACACACCACCACCGGCAACCCGGTCGCCGTGTTCGGGCCGCAGACCGGCTACTTCGCGCCGCAACTGCTCATGCTCCAGGAGTTGCAGGGCCCGGGCATCAGCGCGCGTGGCGCCGCCTTCGCCGGGCTGAACCTCTACGTGCTGCTCGGGCGCGGCCAGGACTACGCGTGGAGCGCCACCTCCGCCTCGCAGGACCTCACCGACACGTACGCGGTGCCGCTGTGCACCACCGACGGCAGCGCCCCGACGTTGCGCACCAACAGCTACCGCTACCACGGGCAGTGCCTCGCCATGGAGGCGCTGGAGCAGCGCAACTCCTGGTCGCCGACGCTCGCCGACTCCACCCCGGCCGGGTCGTACACGCTGCGCGCGCTGCGCACCAAGTACGGGCTGGTCGCCTATCGGGGCCTGGTGAACGGGCAGCCGACCGCGTTCACCAAGCTGCGCTCCACCTACCGGCACGAGGCCGACTCGGCGATCGGCTTCCAGGCGTACAACGACCCGTCGGCGATGGGCAGCGCGGCGGCCTTCCAGGCGTCCGCGGCCGACGTCGGGTACGCGTTCAACTGGTTCTACGTCAACTCGACCGAGGCGGCGTACTACAACTCCGGCTCGAACCCGGTCCGCCCCGCCACCGCCGACCCGAACCTGCCCACGAAGGCCGAACCCGCGTACGAGTGGGTCGGCTGGAACCCGGACACCAACGACGCCACGTACACGCCGTCGTCGGCGCATCCGCAGTCGGTCGACCAGGACTACTACGTCAGCTGGAACAACAAGCAGGCGCGGGACTTCGGGGCGGCCGACGGCAACTTCAGCTTCGGCTCCGTACACCGGGGTCAGCTTCTCGACGGGCCGGTGCGCGCCGCGATCGCCCAGCGTAAGCTCGGCCGCGCCGACGTCGTCAAGATCGTGGCGGATGCGGCGGTGACCGACCTGCGTGGCCAGCAGGTCCTCGGCGACCTGCTGCGGGTGCTGGACAGCACGTCGGTCACCGACCCGGCGCTGGCCGACGCGGTGGGCAAGCTGCGGGCCTGGCAGCAGGCCGGCGCCCGCCGCGTGGAGACGTCCCCCGGTTCCAAGGTCTACCAGCACGCCGACGCCATCCGGATCTTCGACGCCTGGTGGCCGCTGCTGGCCTCCGCGCAGTTCCGCCCCGGCCTCGGGCCGGACCTCTACGCCGCGCTGGTCGACGCCATGCAGGTGAACGAGGCGCCGTCGGGCGGCCAGAACGGCGGGCGCGACGGCACCGCGAACTGGGCGTTGCAGGGTCAGGCGCACAAGGGCTCGTCGTTCCAGCACGGCTGGTGGGGCTACGTCGACAAGGACCTGCGCACCGTGCTCGGCGACCCGGTGGCCGGCGGCCTGGGCCGCTCGTACTGCGGCAACGGCAACCTCGGCGCGTGCCGACAGGCCCTGCTCGACACGCTCGGACAGGCCGCCGCGGTGCCCCGCACCACCGTCTACCCGGGCGACAAGTCCTGCTCCGCCGGTGACCAGTGGTGCGCCGACTCGATCGCCCACTCCGGGCTCGGCGGCATCACCCACCCGGTGATCGCCTGGCAGAACCGCCCCACCTACCAGCAGGTCGTCTCGTTCCCGGCGCGCCGGGGCGACGACGTCACCAACCTGGCCCGGGGCCGCCCGGCCACCGCGTCGAGCACCCAGTTCCTGACCGGGCACACCCCGGACAAGGCCGTCGACGGCAGCTTGAGCAGCCGGTGGGCCAGCAGCTACAACGACAACCAGTGGCTCCGGGTCGACCTCGGCGCGGCCCGCACCGTCAGTCGGGCGGTGTTGCGCTGGGAGGCGGCCTACGGCACCTCGTACCGCATCGAGGTCTCCGGCGACGGCAGCTCCTGGACCCCGGTGTTCAGCACCACGACCGGCAACGGCGGCGTCGACAACGCCACCTTCGCGCCGGTCACCGCCCGCTACGTGCGGGTGTACGGAGTCAAGCGGGCCACCTCGTACGGGTTCTCGCTGTACGAGTTCGAGCTGTACGGGCGGTGA